One window of the Enterobacter huaxiensis genome contains the following:
- the feoC gene encoding [Fe-S]-dependent transcriptional repressor FeoC, with amino-acid sequence MASLIQVRDLLALQGRMEAKQLSLSLHMPQPMIDAMLERLEAMGKAERIQEDANGCLSGSCKSCPEGKACLREWWSLR; translated from the coding sequence ATGGCATCGTTGATTCAGGTTCGGGATTTACTGGCATTGCAGGGGCGAATGGAGGCGAAACAGCTCAGCCTCAGCCTGCACATGCCGCAGCCGATGATTGATGCCATGCTCGAAAGGCTGGAAGCGATGGGGAAAGCCGAACGGATTCAGGAAGATGCGAACGGCTGCCTCTCCGGCAGTTGTAAAAGCTGCCCGGAAGGAAAAGCCTGCCTCAGAGAGTGGTGGTCGCTGCGTTAA